GTACTGCAAAGAAGACCAGTTGAAGTTGGAGCACGACATGAGTCGTGGTATAGGGCACGTAATCTACGGGATACGGCAATAAGTTGTAGAGCAGCGGTGGATAGGAGCCTATGACGATACAGAGTATGGCTGAGATCGTCATGGCGATCCGCATGTTGAGGGGTGCTTCGGAACAGCGAATTCCGGAGTCGTGCGCGAAGAAGGAAAAAAATGGGATTTTGACGCCTGCGTGGTGAAGCACGCCCGCCGATGCAAATAAGAGCACCAGCCAGATTGTCACAGCGCCACTGTCGGCAACGCCCTGCATGACCATGGATTTGCTGATAAACGCGTTGAACAGGGGTATTGCGGATATGGATGCGGCGCCTATAATACAGCAGGCACAGGTCCAGGGCATGGACTTGTAAAGGCCGCCCAGGTCTGAGGCATTGATGCGTCCGCTGGAAAATAAGACAGCGCCCATGGACATGAATAGCAGTCCTTTGAATAGCACGTCATTGAATGCATGCGATACTGCGCCGTTAATGCCCAGTGCGCCTCCGATGCCAATGCCCGCGACCATAAATCCGATCTGGTTGATCATGCTGTAGCTCAATACGCGGCGCATATCGTTTTCGATGGCTGCGTAGAATATCGGAAAGATGGTCATGATGGCGCCGATGTAGATGAGCAGGTCTTCGCCGGCAAATCCGCGCGCGAGGGCATATACAGCGGCTTTGGTGGTAAATGCGCTCAGAAATACCGTGCCCACGGGTGTGGATTCTGGATAGGCGTCAATCAGCCAGTTGTGGAGCAGGGGAAAGGCGCATTTGATTCCAAAGGCGAAAAATATCAGGTAGTGATGTCCCTCATTTAGTCCGATGTGATCAAAGGCGAGGGATTTTGTGTTTAAATAGTAGAATACCGCGCCGAGCAGGAGTAGTAATCCCGAGGAGATATGCATGACCAGATAGCGCATTCCCGACCGCAGTGAGTGCTCACCGCCGCGCGCCCATACGAGGAATACCGATGTGATCGCCAGTAATTCCCAGAAGATAAACAGCGTGATCAGATCGCCGGCAAATACCGCCCCAACTGCCGATCCCGCGTAGATCAATCCCGTGCCGATCTGCAACCGGTCTTTGAGATGTAGCGCGTAAATTGCGCCGATAAAAGCCGCCAGATGGAACAGGTATCCAAATAGCATGCTCAAGCGGTCCGCGCGCAGTACGGTCAGTTCGTAGCCGCCCCAGGTGATGTGCCACAGGGTGCCATCGGCAATGGTCAGCAGGTTTAAAAATCCGAGCACGGGCAAGCATACCGACGCGATGCGGCGCAGTGTGGTTGGCATGCAAAATAAAAGCAGGCCGCCCGCCAGCAGGATCAGTGCGGGATGAACCTCACTCATCGTAATAGTCCTCCGACCGTAGCAGTTTTTTTCTTAAAAGTATGGAGCCCCAGACGATTAATAAATAAGCGACAAATCCGTAGATGGCGTAGAATCCAAATCGGCCTTCAATTGGCAACTCGCCTTCGGCAAAAGTCAGGTGTCGATGGACGATGAGGTCGGTCAGGATCAACAATGCACACCAAACAAAAAAGCCCAGGATCAACCAGCGCACAGCTCCGAGATGGGCCAAAAGGCCCTGATGTTCATTCTGTTTTGGAGATTCGGGATGGTTCATGGCATGACCTCTCCGATCATAAGCAACAGGTTCAGAACAGGTTCGGGATAGATATAGAGTACCAGGCAGCCGACGGCTGTAAATGATAAGGGGATCACACATGCAAGCGGTGCTTCGTGCAGACCGTCTGCGTGATGGTCATTGGTTGCGGACGCAAAAAATGCATAGATGGGAATTGGCAACAAATAGAGGACGTTGAGTAGCGAACTCATCAGCAATACCCCTGCTGCCACATATTGATGGGCTTCAATAGAAGCCATAACCAGATACCACTTGCTCCACGCGCCCGCAAAAGGCGGAATTCCGATGATGCTTAGAGAGCCGATCAAAAAGGCGAACATGGTAAATGGCATCTGCCGTCCAATGCCTTTCATGTCGCTGATTTCTGTTTTGTGCAGGGCCACCAGGATGGCACCGGCACAGAAGAACAGGGTGATTTTGCCAAAGGCGTGCGTTACGATGTGCATGCTGCCGCCCAGTACACCCAGGTCATTTGCAAGCGACGCGCCCAGCACGATGTAGGATAACTGGCTGATTGTGGAGTACGCCAGTCGCGCTTTCAGGTTGTCCTTGGTCATGGCTACCAGCGATCCTACCAGAATGGTGAAGCCAGCGAGATAGGTCAACCATTCACTGAGACCCGCGTCCGAAAGCAACTCTGTGCCAAAGAGGTAGATCACCACTTTCATTATCGTAAATACGCCGGCTTTTACTACTGCTACGGCGTGTAGCAATGCGCTGACAGGCGTAGGCGCAACCATTGCCGCGGGCAACCATCGGTGGAGTGGCATTAAAGCCGCTTTTCCGGTTCCAAAGGCATAGAGACCGAGCAGGACGATTACAATGCCTTCGCTCGCTTTTCCGGTTAGAATACCGCCCGGCGCAAATTCCAGCGTGCCGGTCAATTGCCATGTCCATACCATGCCCAGCAACAAGAATCCCACGGAAGTACTCATCAAGATGCCCATGTAAATTCGCCCGGCGCGCATGGCTTCTTCGCTGCGGTGGTGCGTTACAAGCGGATATGTCGATAGGGTCAATATCTCGTAAAAGATGAAGAGAGTGAACATGTTGCGGGCAAAAGCCACGCCCAGAGCAGCCGAGATCGCAAATGCGAAGAATACAAAAAACCGCGTCTGATTTTCTTCGTGGTGTCCGCGCATGTACCCGATAGCATAGATCGTGGTGACAATCCATAAACCCGACGCGATCAGGGCAAATATCATACCCAATGGCTCTACCTGAAATGCCAGTGATAGGCCCGGCATTACGTCTATGACATGCGCGGCGGGCTGTGCGCCGTCCATTACCGAAGGCAGGAGTGAAATGACTGTGCCAAAGGTCAATACAGCCGCAATCAATCCTATGGCTTCGCGCACATTGGGGCTGCGCGAGGTCAGTGCAATAAAGGGCATGCCCAGAAGCGGTAACGCAATGGATAGGAGTATGGCGGTTGATCCACTCACGGCGTTACCCCCAGCAATAATCCGGCGGCGCGTTGTGCCACGTTGACGGTTAAGTCCGTTTGTATGCCAAAATACAATGTCGCTCCTGTCAAAATCCACAGGGAGATCTGCATCATTAACGGCGCTTCCTTTATATTGGAATCATCATCGGCTTTCTGAAAATAGGCCACTTCAACGACGCGCCACACATATACTACGGCGAGTAGAGAACTGAGCAGGGCCAGCAGTGCTACGGGCCACCATCCGGCTTCCAGCGCGGCCAGGATCAAATACCATTTGCTGATAAAGCCCACGGTTAAAGGCACGCCGATCAAGCTCAGACCCGCCAGTACAAAAGCCGCCATTGTTACGGGCATGCGTCGCCCAATTCCTTTCCAGTCGGCGAGGTCAGATGATCCGAGGCGCAATACCACGCAGCCTACGGCCAAGAATAGGGCGGCTTTCATCAGGGCGTGATTAAACAGGTGAACAATCCCGCCGGTCAATCCGGTTATGGAAACAAAGCCGATGCCCAGCATCATGTACCCGATTTGCGCCACGCTCGAATAAGCCAATAATCGCTTTACATTGGTCTGGTAAATGGCGGATAGGGATGCCACGTAAATCCCGATGAGGGATAGGGGGATTAAAAAGGCATCGAGGTTGAGTTTTTCAAATACAAATTCGGCACCCCATACGGTAAATGTGAATCTCAGAAATACGTAGATGGATACTTTTGTCGCTGTTGCAGCCAGGAAAGCCGTGACTAAAGATGGCGCGTAGCAATAGGCGTTGGGCAACCACATGTGCAGGGGGAACATCGCCAGTTTGATTAACATGCCCACGGTTAAGAAGGCGAATGCGACCATTGCTGTGCGGGTTTCGAACATGGCGGGCAATCGCCCGGATAGATCAAACATATTCAGAGTGCCGGTCATCATGTACATCAGTCCGATGCCGATGACAATAAACGTGGCTCCCAATGTGCCCATGAGGAGGTATTGATAGGACGCGGTCAGTGCACGCCGGTCGCGTCCCATGGCGATGAGGGTATAGGACGATAGCGATGATATTTCTAAAAATACAAAGACGTTAAACGCGTCGCCCGTGATTGTAATGCCCATCAATCCGGTGAGGCAGAGCAAATAAGCTGTGTAAAATAAATAATGCTGCTTACCGGCGACTTCATCTACCACGCTCGGCAGTGCAAAAAACGTCAGCACGGCGGCGATGATCGAAACCAGCAGCAGCACATAAGCGTTGATCGTATCGACGCGGTATTCAATGCCCCAGGGGGCAATCCATCCGCTTATGGCATACGAGATCACGCCTTCTTCGAGCACGCGGATGAGCAGCATAGATGCTATGCCCAGAGAGGCCAAACACACGAGAGATGCAAAAGCCCACACCAGCGTTTTTTGCCGCAATAACACACATAAGGGGGCCGATACAAGGGGGACAACGATCAACAATATGGGCAGATGCATATCAATCATTCACGCGGTCCTGTTCTATGATTTCATCTTCCTCAATTGTATCATAAGCTTCTCCAATTCGCACGACGAGTGCCAATCCCAGGGAGAGGGTTGCGATGCCCACGACAATTGCCGTCAGGATGAGTACATGGGGCAATGGGTTGGAATACACTTCAATACCTTCTTCCAAAATGGGCGCAGTACCGCCGCTTACTTTTCCCACGGTGATATAGAGCAAGAAAACCGAAACCTGAAAGATACTCAGGCCAATCAATTTTTTGATGAGATTGGGACGCGCAATTGCGGTGTACAATCCAATCATCATCAAGACCATACAGGCCCAATAGTTGAATAATCCGACGGAGATCATCGCAATCGCCTCCGGCCTGCAAAAGAAAAAAAGATGGCTATCATCACTGCGGCCACGGTAATACCCACGCCGAGTTCGACCAGAAAGATGCCCAGATGTTGTCCGTGCGATGCATGTTCCGGATCCAGAGCAGTATAATTCAGGAAATTGTAACCGAGAAATAGGGAGACCAATCCCGTGCCCGCATAGAGCAAGACGCCGAGTGAGACGAGCGTTTCAATGATGCGGGGTTTTACAATTTTTTTTGCGGCTTGCAGGCCAAAAATTAGCGTGTAGAGGACTACTGCTGCTGCAAAAATCACACCAGCTTGAAATCCTCCTCCGGGTCCGAAGTCGCCGTGAAATTGCACGTAGAGCGCGAATAACAGTATCGGAGGAATGAACCACTTGCCCACTACGCGGGGAATACTCTGATGTCTCACTGCTTGTCCTCCTTGCGCCTGATATGCCCCAGGAGCAATATTACGCCGATACCGGCTGTAAAAATCACGGCTACTTCACCCAGTGTATCGTATCCCCGGTAGCTCGCCAATACCGATGTTACAATATTGGGGATTCCCATTTCTTCTCCCGATTTTTCAATATAGCGATCGGCAACGTGTGTGTGAACGGGCGCATTGGGGTCGCCGAACATCGGCATGTCCAGTGTGCCGTAAATAAGTGCGCTGCCCGTAACGAGCACCACGAGCAGTGCCAATGCATTATTTTTTTTGATAATTTTTTCTTCGCGCGTGGTCAATGATAGGGTGCCCAGCAAGAGCACGGTTGATACGCCTGCTCCGACAGCCGCTTCGGTAAA
This genomic window from Gemmatimonadota bacterium contains:
- a CDS encoding monovalent cation/H+ antiporter subunit D family protein, whose protein sequence is MSGSTAILLSIALPLLGMPFIALTSRSPNVREAIGLIAAVLTFGTVISLLPSVMDGAQPAAHVIDVMPGLSLAFQVEPLGMIFALIASGLWIVTTIYAIGYMRGHHEENQTRFFVFFAFAISAALGVAFARNMFTLFIFYEILTLSTYPLVTHHRSEEAMRAGRIYMGILMSTSVGFLLLGMVWTWQLTGTLEFAPGGILTGKASEGIVIVLLGLYAFGTGKAALMPLHRWLPAAMVAPTPVSALLHAVAVVKAGVFTIMKVVIYLFGTELLSDAGLSEWLTYLAGFTILVGSLVAMTKDNLKARLAYSTISQLSYIVLGASLANDLGVLGGSMHIVTHAFGKITLFFCAGAILVALHKTEISDMKGIGRQMPFTMFAFLIGSLSIIGIPPFAGAWSKWYLVMASIEAHQYVAAGVLLMSSLLNVLYLLPIPIYAFFASATNDHHADGLHEAPLACVIPLSFTAVGCLVLYIYPEPVLNLLLMIGEVMP
- a CDS encoding cation:proton antiporter subunit C, with the protein product MISVGLFNYWACMVLMMIGLYTAIARPNLIKKLIGLSIFQVSVFLLYITVGKVSGGTAPILEEGIEVYSNPLPHVLILTAIVVGIATLSLGLALVVRIGEAYDTIEEDEIIEQDRVND
- a CDS encoding Na(+)/H(+) antiporter subunit B: MRHQSIPRVVGKWFIPPILLFALYVQFHGDFGPGGGFQAGVIFAAAVVLYTLIFGLQAAKKIVKPRIIETLVSLGVLLYAGTGLVSLFLGYNFLNYTALDPEHASHGQHLGIFLVELGVGITVAAVMIAIFFSFAGRRRLR
- a CDS encoding monovalent cation/H+ antiporter subunit D family protein, whose amino-acid sequence is MDMHLPILLIVVPLVSAPLCVLLRQKTLVWAFASLVCLASLGIASMLLIRVLEEGVISYAISGWIAPWGIEYRVDTINAYVLLLVSIIAAVLTFFALPSVVDEVAGKQHYLFYTAYLLCLTGLMGITITGDAFNVFVFLEISSLSSYTLIAMGRDRRALTASYQYLLMGTLGATFIVIGIGLMYMMTGTLNMFDLSGRLPAMFETRTAMVAFAFLTVGMLIKLAMFPLHMWLPNAYCYAPSLVTAFLAATATKVSIYVFLRFTFTVWGAEFVFEKLNLDAFLIPLSLIGIYVASLSAIYQTNVKRLLAYSSVAQIGYMMLGIGFVSITGLTGGIVHLFNHALMKAALFLAVGCVVLRLGSSDLADWKGIGRRMPVTMAAFVLAGLSLIGVPLTVGFISKWYLILAALEAGWWPVALLALLSSLLAVVYVWRVVEVAYFQKADDDSNIKEAPLMMQISLWILTGATLYFGIQTDLTVNVAQRAAGLLLGVTP
- a CDS encoding Na(+)/H(+) antiporter subunit D translates to MSEVHPALILLAGGLLLFCMPTTLRRIASVCLPVLGFLNLLTIADGTLWHITWGGYELTVLRADRLSMLFGYLFHLAAFIGAIYALHLKDRLQIGTGLIYAGSAVGAVFAGDLITLFIFWELLAITSVFLVWARGGEHSLRSGMRYLVMHISSGLLLLLGAVFYYLNTKSLAFDHIGLNEGHHYLIFFAFGIKCAFPLLHNWLIDAYPESTPVGTVFLSAFTTKAAVYALARGFAGEDLLIYIGAIMTIFPIFYAAIENDMRRVLSYSMINQIGFMVAGIGIGGALGINGAVSHAFNDVLFKGLLFMSMGAVLFSSGRINASDLGGLYKSMPWTCACCIIGAASISAIPLFNAFISKSMVMQGVADSGAVTIWLVLLFASAGVLHHAGVKIPFFSFFAHDSGIRCSEAPLNMRIAMTISAILCIVIGSYPPLLYNLLPYPVDYVPYTTTHVVLQLQLVFFAVLAFVILMLTNEIDASLETRKKHGIVGILILIGRHPPELPGVNLDFDWIYRRALPSGIRAIVRTGGPLVNAFFQNGKAVVRKLIAGVQKQHNNRGLFGRSWLSQSNVLIAIIFLAIYLIYYF
- a CDS encoding DUF4040 domain-containing protein — translated: MTEILDIALLSFMIVLAIAVSRMHNLFMAAVMLGIFSFLAAIVFTLLDAVDVAFTEAAVGAGVSTVLLLGTLSLTTREEKIIKKNNALALLVVLVTGSALIYGTLDMPMFGDPNAPVHTHVADRYIEKSGEEMGIPNIVTSVLASYRGYDTLGEVAVIFTAGIGVILLLGHIRRKEDKQ